A region of the Terriglobales bacterium genome:
CATCCCGCGACAATACCAAAGGCGCGAGATGGCCGGCGTTGGTGTGAGTCAGCTTGCGGGTTTGGCCATCATAGACACCAAGAAACATGGTCGCGTATTTCTCTAGAGGAGTGCTCTGATAGAGCTGACGGTTGAGCATGGTGCAGAGCAATGCAGGAGAAACATCAGCCTCCGAGTCCCCAAACGAGGAGGCGTCATAGCGCGAGAACACGCGCACCCCGCCGCCTACGTTGGCTGCGGCCAGTGCGGGCGAGCGCTCCAAGCTATAGGCGCGCACCGCAGAATGAATGGTAGCCATCAGCAGGGCAGCAGAAATCCCTTTTCCACTGATGTCGCCCACGGCCAGCGCCACCTTCTCCGGTCCCAGGGGAATGAAATCGTAGTAATCGCCGCTGACCGTGCGTGCTGGGCGGCAAACGCCATAGAGTTCGAGGGTGGCCAGGTCCGATGCCTGTTTGGGAAACAACTGGGCCTGCACTTCCTGTGCGATCGCCAGCTCGTTTTCCATGCGCTGCTTTTCTTTCTGTTCGGCAATCAATTTCTCCAGCGATTCCGCCATGCCATTGAAAGATTTCTCCAGAGCAGCCAATTGGTCGTCGGATTTCACCTGGATGCGGTGGCTGAAATCGCCACGGTTCACAAACTGCGTAGCGCGATAGAGCGCGGCAACCGACCGCGTGATCGTGCGGCTTAGCCCAATCCCGATCAGCAGGGCCACTAATTCGATGACCGCAAAAGCGATGGCTACGGCTACCAGCGCAATCAGGATGGCGTTGGCAAATTGCCCTATTACCAGGAACAAGCGCTGATAGAGCAAAGAAGGCCGGGTTCGAACCAGCATGAGCGCGTTCCGTGATTCACCGGACTGCCAGTCGAGCAGGGTGAGGGTCGTGGGAAACGTCACTTCTCGATCCAAGGAATACAGGGGAGGCGGAAGCTTGCCTGCTGTAATTCCTTGCCCTCCTCCCCCCGGCGCCTCTACGCCTCCCTCGGGTCCGATCCGCAACTCTTCGTTGGACTCATTGATGCGCAGGCGCTCAATCCTTTCCGTCCTGCGCCCCGAGGACTGAGGCCCGGAAATCTTGAAAGGGACGAGGGAGATAGAGCCAATATCAGCAGCGAGCTTTTCCAGCAGTGTCTTGTTAAGCGGGACGCTGGAGATCACGATCAGTTTCTCGTCACCTACGGACAGAGTGCGCATAGATCGCAGCCACACCCGTTCACGATCGATGACCAAGCTGGTCACATCGCCCTGAATCTTCTGTGGCGGTGACACCAATTGCGAATCAGTGGTGTTGGCTACCTTCCCGTTCAGCTCTGCGGCAGACTCCAGCACTTCGCCGTTGCCGCGATACAAGGCGCTCAGGCTGCGCTCGGGGAAGGCTTCTTCCCGGACGTTTACCTTCTGCAGCAAACCGCGTGACAGTTTCTTTCCCTCACGCAGCGGAGCAGCAACTTCCGAAGCCAGGTGTTCATTCAAAGCCTCCAGACTCTTGAGCTCAACCTTCAGATCGGAGGTGGCAACGTAAGTAGCGAACTGGCCGACAAACAAGTAGGCGATGATCAATCCCATCACGATCAACAGCAGCACGGGTATCACGCCGATGAAGGTATAGGTCACGATCAGACGGTTGCGTAAGCGCCACATCGCCCGCCGCAATCCCCAGCGGACGATAAGCCATACGAGTAGGGTGCCTGCAATCGAGGTGAGAAAACTGACCCAGGCATCCAGGCTGACGCTGGGGCGGTGCCGGATCCAGGCGCTCAGCCTGGCAACCACAAACAAGAACAGATCAAGACCGAGAAGATAAAGTGTGAAGCGTGCCAACCCGCCCAGCGGCAAGATCCCTGTCGCCAGGAGCTTGCGCCGAATCTTGTGGTAAGTAGGGGAGGCCATTGCTCACCAATGAAGCTGATTATAGCCCGGAGATTCCGGGCTTCTGGCTCAGGCTTTCTGCCGATCGAAAACTACCTGAGAGAAGTTACGTAAGATCCAAATTCAAGGTTCCGCTGACTTCGCAGGAGGAAATTCGGGTACGCACCCGGCGAGTGGCAAATCTCAGGCGGGGACCTGCAGGAGCAGCTACGTGTAAGATTCCAGATCCGTTGCGACAACAGGTCAGGCGCTGAGTCAGTTCTCGCAGAAGTCTGGACCGCAGCCGCAAGTACCCATCCCGCATCCGCCCTCGGAGGGAGCTGCCGACGACGATTTGGAAGACGAGGGAGTGGCGTAAGTGGAGAACTGCTGATCGAGGCGAGTGCCGTGACAATATGGGCATTCCGCTTTTTTGGATCCATAGATCAGCGCTTCGAAGGGCTTATTGCATTCTTTACAGATGTACTCGAAAATCGGCATCCCGAATTCCAGCCTTTCCATTGCTCAAACAGAACGACAATTGGCTACACTGATCTTAGATGGCGGGCGGAATTTCAGGCAAGTCTTCGGCGATGACAGTAAGCGAGGCTGCGGTTTCTTTACGGCACGATTTCGTGCCGCGGCGGTGGCTGCGGAACGGACACTTTCAGACACTCGCTTGCAGCTTTCTGCCGCGTCTGGATTGCCGGGCGAAAGAAGAGGCCCGGCTTATCCGTGTCACCGAGGATACGAAAATTCTGTGCCACTGCCACTGGCAGGCTAATCGCAGACAGGCCCTGACGCTGATCGCGGTTCATGGTCTGGAAGGCTCCAGTTCCTCGCAATACATGATCGGCACTGCGCAGAAAGCCTGGGCAGCAGGCATGAACGTGGTACGCATGAACATGCGCAACTGCGGAGGCACTGAGAATCTTACGCCGACGCTCTACAACTCCAGTTTGTCGGGCGACGTGGACGCAGTGGTACGAGCCTTGATTTCCGAGGATAAGTTATCGCGCATCGCCGTCGCTGGGTTCTCCATGGGGGGAAACCTGGTCCTGAAATGCGCAGGCGAGTGGGGCCGGGTAGCGCCACCCGAGGTCGAAGCGATCAGTGCGATCTCGCCGGCTATGGATCTTGCGGCATCAGCAGACGCCTTACACCGTCCCTCCAATCGTATCTATGAATGGGCTTTCCTGGTAGGACTGCATCGTCGCATGGCACGCAAGGCACGGCTCTTTCCCCAGTTCTATCGTTCCTATCCGCTGTTTAGCATTCGCAGCTTGCGTGAGTTTGACGAGAAGATCACCGCGCCTCACGGCGGGTTCAGCGGCGCGGACGACTATTACGCGCGCGCCGGCGCCTCGCAGCTAGTGGATCGCCTTGCATTACGAACCCTAATTATCCACTCCCGTGACGATCCGTTCATCCTGCTGACGGAAGAGACTCGTGCGAAGATCCTGGCCAATCCGAAAATCACATTGATCGAGACTCGCCATGGCGGACATTGTGGGTTTCTGGCAAGCTCCGATGGTTATGACGGCCGCTGGGCAGAGCAGCAGACGATCGCGTTTCTGGAGCATGGATCGTGAATGCTCGATGTATATTGGGTCAACAATTGCGCGCCTTATGCAGGCTGATTACTCGGTCGAACTCGGTTCCGACGATCCTATTCTTGCCGTCCCCTGGTCTTCCCCGGCTGGGGACTCGCATTTTATCGATCTGCGGCGATTTCCCGAGAGATTGGGCGAGATTCCTGAAGCTCGCAAGCTGACGGCATTAGCCGAATTCCTGACTGCTGTGAACTCTCACACTTCGGTGCTACAGAGCGCGAAGTGCGATGCCTGGTTTTCCACCGAGATCGGCGAAGAAGAGGCCATATTCGGCGCTTCCTGCAAGTTTGGATCTTATGTTGATGTCGTCTTCGTTTCTCCTTCGACGCGTGTGTCCTTACCTGAGCACGAGCACCTTGGCGAAGGGCTGGCGAAACTGTTAGCGCGAGCGCCGGAGATTCCAGCAGCTTTGGAAGCAGTAATCAGGCGAGCCCACTTTGAGGTGGACAAGCCCGACCTTTTCGTGCAGGAAGGCTTCTATTTCACGATCTACGTTTTTGGTTACGGAGATGAACAGGAAGACGCACAGCGATTCTGGGCGATTGCAATGCGCCTAGTAGGCAACGCCATTTTGCAGCTATCGGCGGAAAAGGCATCAGCGGGATAAGGGCAGAGGACAAGTCGTATCCGTTACAATGACGCTGAGCACAATTACCCGATTACTTATTCGACTTCTCGATCCCTACCGCTTCACTCTCTCTCCGAAAACCATACGGGCAGTGGCGGCAGCCGGACTGGCAGCAGAATCCCCGCTTCTGGAGATAGGCCGCAGTGAACACCATCAGCCCGTTTTCGAAGTAGAAGTGTTCTCCTTCGACTAAGTCTCCGTTGCGTTCTTCTCCCGTCTCGCCGCTCATCCTCGCTCAGTTTGAGGATAGCAGGCGGAATCTTTCATTGCTTCACAATCGCGGCGTCGGCTACCTTGGTTCCAATGGGGCTGCCGGAGAGCGCGGTCAATTTGCCGCTATTCTGATCCACCGAGAAGCCCTGCAACACATCGCCCACTACATACAAAAACTTGCCAGACGGGTCGATGCGCAAATGAGCTCCCTCTGCGGTCAGGCCGAACGGCGATCCTTGCACTTGCGTGAGCGTTCCCGAGTTATCGTCGAGCTTGTACACGGATATCGACTCGGTTCCGCTCTGGTTGTAGCCGCTGGGATTCAGCAGAAACACAAATTTGTTTGCCGGATCGCTGATCGCATATGAAGCGGCATTGCCGCCGGGAAAAGGCGAGCCCGGCACGGCGGTAAAGGACCCATCAGAGCCAACTTTAAAGACCTCAAGATTTGCCAGTTCGTAGTGCGGAACAAGGGCAAACTTGAAGTCGGCGCTGAGGGAAACGGATGAGGTATGGCCGGCGGTTCCGAAGGGAGCGCCGGCCACTGGATAAGAGGCAGGGAAAAGCTGTAAGCCCGCGGAAAGCATTTGCTTCACGCTGAAAATCGAGTTGATTGCCGAGAGCCTCGGGTCCTGGCGCTGGCCAGCCACCGGGTTAGTGCGACTGAACTACTTAGCTCCGCGCGCCCGACCTAGCCCGTATTGTATGCTTATGGTCATTGCGGGCCCGTAGCTCAAAAGGATAGAGCATCGGCCTTCTAAGCCGAGGGTTGCAGGTTCGATTCCTGCCGGGCCTACCAGCGCTTTCCCGCAGCGGTGCACAGTTTCCTTGACAGCCCCTGAGCTCTGGAATAGGTTTCGGAGAGCGCTTCTTTCGTCCCCGCCGATCCCCCAGGGGAACTATCATGCCGGACCTTCGTTCCGAGCCCCGAGTAGTGCGCCTGTCGCCGGTACGTGTGTTTGGCCTCGATCCTGCCGGCCATCCGGTCAGCCAATTGGTTCACACCGGCGACATCAGCAAGCATGGCGCGCGCATTGTGGGCATCCGTAACTGGCAAACGCCCGGCGAAACCATTGGGGTGCGGTATGAGCGGGAGAAGGCTCGCTTCAAGATCATCTGGGTGGGCAAGCCTGGGACGCCGCAGGATGGACATCTCGGATTACGATGTGTTGAGCCCGGCAAATATATCTGGGGCCTGTCACCGGGGGCTGCTCATGCCAAGATAACTGCCAGTGCGCATCATCCCGCATTTTCGCCGACAGGTGAGAGCCCCCGCCGCAGCGACATCCGCTTTCCCATCGAAGCCGGGAGTCAGGTGCGGGAGTTCGGTACTCATATTCCTACCTGGGTCACTGTTACGGATGTCAGTATGGGAGGATGCTACGCGCAAACTTCCACACCGTTCTCCCTTGACACCAATGTGGAGATCACCCTGCATGTGGGCGACGTCCGGATCGATGCCTGTGGGTTCGTCGTGCACAGCCAGCCGCTGGCAGGCATGGGCATCAAGTTTGCGGAGATGACGCCCTTGAATCGCGAGCAACTGAAGCACGTGATTGCGAGGCTGGGCTCACATCGACGATCGATTGCGCAGTAGGTTAAGTACGATCGAGTGAAGTCAGATTGGGCGAGGGAAGATTGGGTGAAGTTGGATCGGGTGAAGGACGATGCGTGATTTCTGATCGGCTGAAGGTAGGTCGGATCCAGCTTCCGTTTCCTAACTTGGAATTGCTAACTTGCAATTGCTAACTTGCTGCTCTAACGCCCCGATGCGGCGAAGCGCACTCCGATGGTGTCCGCTTCGCGATAGCGCACTTCGATCAGAAATTTCTCGCGCGTCCCGTTAGGCTCGAGTACGGTTACGGTCATGCGCGCCCCGCTTTTCAGTTCGGGGTTTTCCAGTCCCGGCGTGAGGCGGATCTGCATACCGCCTCCGCTGACCTTCTCCAGCCAGCCGATGGGTTGGCCTTTTTCATCGAGGACGCGGACGCCTTCGGGAGCGTCCAAGCGCGGGTATTGGCGCTGCGGTAGGTTTGACGTGGTCATCTTGAGAGCCGCCTGCTTTCTGGGGCGAGACATAAGAAAGGCCGCACAAGTGCCAGCCTATTTGCCTCCCAGAACCAGCTTGGCAATGGTGGCCAGCTGCATGTTCGACGTGCCCTCGTAGATCTTACCGATTTTTGCGTCGCGGAAGTATTTCTCAACTGGGTAATCCCTGGTGAAACCGTAGCCCCCATAAATTTCGACCGCCAGGGAGGTGACCCGTTCCGCCACCTGCGAGGCGAAAAGCTTAGTCATGGCTGCTTCCTTGACGAAGTTAACACCGGCATCCTTCATGCGCGCGGCGTTGTAAACCATCATGCGGGCTGCTTCCAGTTCGGTGGCCATTTGCGCCAACTGGAACTGGATGGCCTGGAAATCGGAGATGGGATGGCCGAACTGCTTGCGTTCCTGGGCATACTTGAGGGCAGATTCCCAGGCACCGCGAGCCAGGCCGATCATCTGCGCGCCGATGCCGATGCGTCCTTCGTTCAACGTTTCAATGGCGATCTTGTAGCCTTTGCCGACTTCGCCCAAGACGTTTTCCTTGGGCACGCGGCAGTCTTCCAGAATCAGCTCGCAAGTGCTGGAGGCGCGGATGCCCAGCTTGT
Encoded here:
- a CDS encoding SpoIIE family protein phosphatase, with product MASPTYHKIRRKLLATGILPLGGLARFTLYLLGLDLFLFVVARLSAWIRHRPSVSLDAWVSFLTSIAGTLLVWLIVRWGLRRAMWRLRNRLIVTYTFIGVIPVLLLIVMGLIIAYLFVGQFATYVATSDLKVELKSLEALNEHLASEVAAPLREGKKLSRGLLQKVNVREEAFPERSLSALYRGNGEVLESAAELNGKVANTTDSQLVSPPQKIQGDVTSLVIDRERVWLRSMRTLSVGDEKLIVISSVPLNKTLLEKLAADIGSISLVPFKISGPQSSGRRTERIERLRINESNEELRIGPEGGVEAPGGGGQGITAGKLPPPLYSLDREVTFPTTLTLLDWQSGESRNALMLVRTRPSLLYQRLFLVIGQFANAILIALVAVAIAFAVIELVALLIGIGLSRTITRSVAALYRATQFVNRGDFSHRIQVKSDDQLAALEKSFNGMAESLEKLIAEQKEKQRMENELAIAQEVQAQLFPKQASDLATLELYGVCRPARTVSGDYYDFIPLGPEKVALAVGDISGKGISAALLMATIHSAVRAYSLERSPALAAANVGGGVRVFSRYDASSFGDSEADVSPALLCTMLNRQLYQSTPLEKYATMFLGVYDGQTRKLTHTNAGHLAPLVLSRDGRVRRLDTGGTVIGLLDGVSYQEATAELRPDDIFVAYSDGVTEPENEFGEFGEHRLIQLVQENHNLPIARISELALAAVSDWIGPHEQPDDVTLVLARVR
- a CDS encoding FmdB family zinc ribbon protein yields the protein MPIFEYICKECNKPFEALIYGSKKAECPYCHGTRLDQQFSTYATPSSSKSSSAAPSEGGCGMGTCGCGPDFCEN
- a CDS encoding alpha/beta fold hydrolase, with product MAGGISGKSSAMTVSEAAVSLRHDFVPRRWLRNGHFQTLACSFLPRLDCRAKEEARLIRVTEDTKILCHCHWQANRRQALTLIAVHGLEGSSSSQYMIGTAQKAWAAGMNVVRMNMRNCGGTENLTPTLYNSSLSGDVDAVVRALISEDKLSRIAVAGFSMGGNLVLKCAGEWGRVAPPEVEAISAISPAMDLAASADALHRPSNRIYEWAFLVGLHRRMARKARLFPQFYRSYPLFSIRSLREFDEKITAPHGGFSGADDYYARAGASQLVDRLALRTLIIHSRDDPFILLTEETRAKILANPKITLIETRHGGHCGFLASSDGYDGRWAEQQTIAFLEHGS
- a CDS encoding DUF5522 domain-containing protein gives rise to the protein MSGETGEERNGDLVEGEHFYFENGLMVFTAAYLQKRGFCCQSGCRHCPYGFRRESEAVGIEKSNK
- a CDS encoding beta-propeller fold lactonase family protein is translated as MLSAGLQLFPASYPVAGAPFGTAGHTSSVSLSADFKFALVPHYELANLEVFKVGSDGSFTAVPGSPFPGGNAASYAISDPANKFVFLLNPSGYNQSGTESISVYKLDDNSGTLTQVQGSPFGLTAEGAHLRIDPSGKFLYVVGDVLQGFSVDQNSGKLTALSGSPIGTKVADAAIVKQ
- a CDS encoding PilZ domain-containing protein, translating into MPDLRSEPRVVRLSPVRVFGLDPAGHPVSQLVHTGDISKHGARIVGIRNWQTPGETIGVRYEREKARFKIIWVGKPGTPQDGHLGLRCVEPGKYIWGLSPGAAHAKITASAHHPAFSPTGESPRRSDIRFPIEAGSQVREFGTHIPTWVTVTDVSMGGCYAQTSTPFSLDTNVEITLHVGDVRIDACGFVVHSQPLAGMGIKFAEMTPLNREQLKHVIARLGSHRRSIAQ
- a CDS encoding PilZ domain-containing protein; translation: MTTSNLPQRQYPRLDAPEGVRVLDEKGQPIGWLEKVSGGGMQIRLTPGLENPELKSGARMTVTVLEPNGTREKFLIEVRYREADTIGVRFAASGR